The genomic stretch CGGATGGATAGTCAAGCCGATGTCATGCGCATCCGCACCCATTTCCAGCGCCAACACCGCCTCAGCAATCAGCTCACCGGCATTCTTACCCGCAATGCCCGCGCCAATCAGCCGCCCGGTTTCCTTGTCAAACAGCACTTTAGTAATGCCGTTGCTGGCATCCATCGACAAAGCCCGCCCACTTGCTGCCCACGGGAACGCGCCTTTTTCATACGCAATCCCCTCAGCCTTGCACTGCTCTTCAGTCTTACCCATCCACGCCACTTCCGGGTTGGTGTAAGCCACCGATGGAATGGTTTTCGCATCGAAATACGCCTTGTGCCCGGCAATGACTTCCGCCGCCACTTTGCCTTCGTGTGTCGCCTTGTGCGCCAGCATCGGTTGCCCCACGATGTCGCCAATCGCGAAAATGTGCGGCACATTGGTACGCATCTGGTTATCCACCGGAATAAACCCGCGAGCGCCCGCGAAGACACCCGCCTTACCCGCGTCGATCAGATCACCGTTGGGGCTGCGCCCAATCGCCACCAGCACCCGGTCAAAGGTATCCTTTTCAGGCGCACCCTTGCCTTCAAACGAACACACCAACCCTGCCGCCGTCGGCTCAATCGCCGTGACCTTGGTATTGAGGTAAATGGCTTCGTACTGGCCTTTGATCTTATTGTGCAAAGGCTTCACGATGTCGCGGTCAGCACCGGGCATCAAACCGGGGGAAAGCTCCACCACCGTCACACTCGCGCCCAGCGCGTGGTAAACCGTAGCCATTTCCAGCCCGATAATGCCACCGCCAACCACCAGCAAACGCTTGGGGATTTCCTGTAATTCCAACGCAGCGGTGGAATCCATCACACGCGGATCATCCCACGGAATAAACGGTAGCTTGGTAACACGCGAACCCGCCGCAATGATGCAGTTGGCAAACTTAACCGTTTGCTTGCTGCCGTCTGCCGCCTCCACCTCCAGCGTGTGCGCAGAGGTGAAACGACCATAACCCTGCACGATCTGCACCTTACGCTGCTTTGCCAGCCCTTTCAGACCCGTGGTCAACTTGCTGACTACATCGCTTTTGTGCGCCCGTACCGCAGCGAGGTCGATGTCCGGCTCACCGAATTTCACCCCATGCTTGGCAAATTCCTTAGCCTCTTCAATCACCTCAGCGGTGTGCAGCAAGGCTTTGGACGGGATACAACCCACGTTCAAGCACACCCCGCCGATATTAGGGTAACGCTCGATCAGCACCACTTTCTTGCCGAGATCAGCCGCGCGGAAAGCGGCGGTGTAGCCGCCGGGGCCAGAGCCTAGCACAACGAGTTCGGTTTCAATTGAAGAACCCCTCACCCCTAACCCCTCTCCCTCAAGGGGCGAGGGGAACGAAGAAGGAGACTCTTGCTCCCCCTCGCCCCTTGAGGGAGAGGGGGTTGGGGGGTGAGGGGTTTTCCCCTCTTCCGCCACTTCCAGCATCAACAACACCGACCCTTCCGACACCCGATCCCCCACCTTCACCAGCATCTGCTTGACAGTGCCAGCCAAGGGGCTAGGAATTTCCATCGAGGATTTGTCGGATTCAATGGTAATCAGCGAATCTTCCGCTTCGATCTTGAAACCAGCGTCGACCAGCACTTCGATGATTTCCACATCCTTGAAGCTACCAATGTCGGGGACTTTGACTTCGATTAGCGTGCTCATACCAGCAACCTCCGAATGTCACCCAGCATTTTCGCAAGGTAGGTGGTGAAACGCGCACCCTCCGCCCCATCGACCACGCGATGGTCATACGACAGCGACAGCGGCAACATCAAGCGCGGCGCGAATTCTTTACCGTTCCAGATCGGCTGGATGTCGGATTTGGACACACCGAGGATAGCGACTTCCGGTGCATTCACAATCGGGGTGAATTTGGTGCCGCCGATCCCGCCGAGGCTGGAAATTGAGAAGCAGCCGCCTTGCATATCCGCCGGTTTCAGCTTCTTGTCACGCGCCTTGCCAGAGATTGCCTTCAACTCTTCCGACAGTTGCATGATGGACTTTTTGTCCACGTCACGAATCACCGGCACGACCAAACCATCCGGCGTATCCACGGCCACACCCACATGGTAGTAATGCTTGCGGATCAGGTTTTCACCCTTCGCATCCAGTGAGGAATTGAAACGCGGGTAAGCCTTCAAGCCAGCCACTACCGCTTTCATGATGAACACCAGCGGGGTGATTTTCATCCCGGACTTGGCATTTTCCTCATTCAACTGCTTGCGGAAGGCTTCCAGATCGGTAATGTCCGCCTGATCAAACTGCGTCACATGCGGAATGTGTACCCAGTTGCGGTGCAGGAATTCGCCCGTCAGCTTGTTGATGCGTGACAGCGCCACCGTTTCGATTTCACCCCATTGGCTGAAGTCGATGTCCGGCATCGGTGCAACGCCGAGCGTATTGCCGGAAGCAGCACCTCTGCCCGGCACACCGCCCATGCTCATCACGTCCTTGATGTACGCTTTCACGTCTTCTTGGGTGATGCGTCCTTTGCGGCCTGAGCCGGTTACTTTATTGAGATCAGCACCGAGTTCGCGGGCAAACTTGCGTACCGATGGCGTCGCGTAAGCCTTGCTGAAATCGAGCTTGGAAGAGGAAGAAGCCCCCTTCCCTAACCCTTCCCCCGCAAGGGGTGAAGGGGACAAGACGGGAGCAACTGGCTTAGATTCCGTCATCTTCGCTCCTTCACCTCTTACGGGGGAAGGCTGGGATGGGGGGGTAACAGCCGCGCCAGCGGCTGCCTCCGCCACCTCCATCATCACCACCAGACTCCCTTCCGAAATCCGGTCGCCGACCTTAACTTTCACTTCCTTGACCACACCCGCTGCGGGTGAGGGAATTTCCATCGACGACTTGTCGGATTCAATCGTGATGAGTGAGTCTTCAACGTTGATCGTATCGCCAACGTTAACCAGTACTTCAATGATTTCAACATCTTTGAAGCTGCCAATGTCTGGCACTAAAATTTCCTGGATTGCCATAACATGCTCTCCTTATGCCAGACGTGGGTTAGGTTTTTCGGGGTTGATGCCGTATTTTTCCATCGCCTTGACCAAATCAGCAGCAGGTAAGGATTTTTCATCCACCAGCGCTTTCAGGGCGGCAATCACGATGTAATGACGGTTAACCTCGAAATGTTTACGCAGTTGCGCACGGGTATCGCTACGCCCAAAGCCGTCCGTGCCCAGCACGGTGTAAGGCATTGGCAACCAAGCACGGATTTGATCCGGGTACTGGCGGATATAGTCGGTCGCGGCAACCGCAGGCCCACGTTGGCCTTTCATGGCTTGGGTCACATACGGCACTTTCGCATCTTCCAGCGGGTGCAGCATGTTCCAGCGATCGATGTCACGGGCTTCACGCGCCAGTTCGTTGAAACTGGTCACGCTCCACACATTGGCATCCACGCCCCATTCCTTGTCGAGCAATTCTGCGGCAGCAATCACTTCGCGCAGGATCGTGCCTGAACCCATCAGTTGCACTTTCTTGCGCTTTTTACCGCCGCCGCTGAACAGGTACATGCCTTTGACAATGCCGTCTTCACAACCGGCTGGCATGGCGGGGTGCGTGTAGTTTTCGTTCATCGCGGTGATGTAGTAATACACATCTTCCTGATCCTGATACATGCGTTTCAGGCCGTTATGAATGATCACCGCCATTTCATAAGAGAAGGTCGGGTCGTAAGACAGGCAGTTCGGAATCAAGCCTGCCTGAATCAGCCCGTGACCATCCTGATGTTGCAAGCCTTCACCGGCGAGCGTGGTACGCCCTGCCGTGCCGCCAATCAGGAAGCCGCGTGAACGCGAATCACCCGCCGCCCATGCCAAATCACCAATGCGCTGGAAACCGAACATGGAGTAGTAAATGTAAAACGGCACCATGTTCACGCCGTGGGTACTGTAGGCTGTCGCTGCTGCAATCCATGAGGAGAACGCGCCCGCTTCATTGATACCCTCTTCCAGAATCTGTCCGGTCTTGTCCTCTTTGTAGAACATGACCTGATCTTTATCCTGCGGCTCGTACAACTGCCCGACCGAAGAATAAATCCCCAACTGGCGGAACATGCCTTCCATACCAAACGTCCGCGCCTCATCCGGCACGATCGGTACAACATGGCGACCCATGTTTTTATCGCGTGCCAGCAAGGTCAGCAAACGCACGAATACCATCGTGGTCGACATTTCGCGCTCGCCCGTGCTTTCCAACAGCGGTTGGAAAATGGAAATATCCGGCACTTTCAGCGGCGTTGCGTGGGTCTGGCGCTGCGGCAAAGAACCACCCAAGGCTTTACGGCGTTCCAGCAGATACTGCATTTCTTCGCCGTTCGGGTCAGGGCGGTAGTATTTCGCTTCAGCCGCATCCGCATCGCTCAACGGGATGTTGAAACGGTTTTTATAGGCAATCATTTCTTCGCCACTCAGCTTTTTCTGCGAGTGGGTACGGTTCTGGCCTTCGCCAGCAGAACCCATGCCGTAACCTTTCACGGTATGTGCCAGAATAACGGTTGGCTGCCCGGTGTGGTTTACGGCTGCGTGGTAGGCGGCAAACACTTTGTGCGGATCATGACCACCACGGTTCAAACGCCAGATGTCGGCGTCGCTCATTTTTGCGACCATTTCCTTTAGTTCGGGGTATTTACCGAAGAAGTTCTCACGCACATATTTACCATCGCGGGATTTGTAGTTCTGGTACTCGCCGTCGACCGCTTCCATCATGCGGGCTTTGAGCAAACCGTCTTTGTCTTTGGCCAAGAGCGGATCCCAGTAAGAACCCCACAGGACTTTGATGACATTCCAGCCAGCGCCACGGAATACCGCTTCGAGTTCCTGCACGATTTTACCGTTGCCACGCACTGGGCCATCCAGACGTTGCAGGTTGCAGTTGACGACCCACACCAGATTGTCGAGTTTTTCGCGACCACCGAGGGAAATCGCCCCGAGGGTTTCCGGCTCATCGGTTTCACCGTCGCCGACGAATGCCCAGACCTTGCGGTTGGCGGTTTCAGCCAGCTTGCGGTCTTGCAGGTACTTCATGAAGCGTGCTTGGTAGATCGACTTGATCGGCCCCAGCCCCATGGAAACGGTCGGGAACTGCCAGTAATCCGGCATCAGCCACGGGTGTGGATAAGAGGACAAGCCGCCGCCATCCACTTCCTGACGGAAATTGTCGAGTTCGGATTCGGTAAAGCGGCCTTCGAGGAAGGAACGCGCATACATACCCGGTGCAGCATGACCTTGTATATACAGCAAGTCGCCGCCGTGTTGCGGGGAAGGCGCGTGCCAGAAATGATTCATGCCCACATCGTATAACGTCGCGGCTGAGGCGAAGGTGGCAATGTGCCCGCCCAGTTCCGGGCTTTCGCGGTTAGCACGTACCACCATTGCGGCTGCATTCCAGCGGATATAAGAGCGCAACCGCGCCTCAATCGCGGGCTTACCGGGTGTATAGTGTTCTTTATGGGGGGGGATGGTATTGATGTAAGCGGTGTTGGCTGAGTATGGCAGGTTCGCGCCGTTATGACGGGCAGTAGCAATCAGCTCTTCTAGCAAGAAGTGGGCACGTTCCACACCTTCTGCTTCAATGACTGCTTCAAGGGAATCAGTCCATTCTTTTGTTTCTTGCAAATCAATATCTTGTATTGAATTATCCATTGTACATCCTCTCTCTTCCAGCGATAACTCTGGCGCACCAAATGGTATTATTATCCAGATGGATATGAACCATATCACACGATTGTATTTTTTTGAACGAAAAAATTATTACAAAAATAAAAACTTAAATATCAAAAACTTAAGAATATTAAATATTTTTAAAAATCTTTCCTATTCATTTTACATCAGTTCCGTTAAGCTCTCGCTATGACTGATGATATAGAAATAATCCCTATCGCCGGACGTTTCCGTGGCTTCCTCCCAGTAGTGGTGGATGTGGAAACGGGAGGCTTTGATTGCCGCAAGGATGCGTTGCTCGAAGTGGCAGCCGTGGTGCTGCGTATCGACGAAA from Thiothrix litoralis encodes the following:
- the lpdA gene encoding dihydrolipoyl dehydrogenase, which gives rise to MSTLIEVKVPDIGSFKDVEIIEVLVDAGFKIEAEDSLITIESDKSSMEIPSPLAGTVKQMLVKVGDRVSEGSVLLMLEVAEEGKTPHPPTPSPSRGEGEQESPSSFPSPLEGEGLGVRGSSIETELVVLGSGPGGYTAAFRAADLGKKVVLIERYPNIGGVCLNVGCIPSKALLHTAEVIEEAKEFAKHGVKFGEPDIDLAAVRAHKSDVVSKLTTGLKGLAKQRKVQIVQGYGRFTSAHTLEVEAADGSKQTVKFANCIIAAGSRVTKLPFIPWDDPRVMDSTAALELQEIPKRLLVVGGGIIGLEMATVYHALGASVTVVELSPGLMPGADRDIVKPLHNKIKGQYEAIYLNTKVTAIEPTAAGLVCSFEGKGAPEKDTFDRVLVAIGRSPNGDLIDAGKAGVFAGARGFIPVDNQMRTNVPHIFAIGDIVGQPMLAHKATHEGKVAAEVIAGHKAYFDAKTIPSVAYTNPEVAWMGKTEEQCKAEGIAYEKGAFPWAASGRALSMDASNGITKVLFDKETGRLIGAGIAGKNAGELIAEAVLALEMGADAHDIGLTIHPHPTLSETLNFAAEVAEGTCTDIYAPKK
- the aceF gene encoding dihydrolipoyllysine-residue acetyltransferase, whose product is MAIQEILVPDIGSFKDVEIIEVLVNVGDTINVEDSLITIESDKSSMEIPSPAAGVVKEVKVKVGDRISEGSLVVMMEVAEAAAGAAVTPPSQPSPVRGEGAKMTESKPVAPVLSPSPLAGEGLGKGASSSSKLDFSKAYATPSVRKFARELGADLNKVTGSGRKGRITQEDVKAYIKDVMSMGGVPGRGAASGNTLGVAPMPDIDFSQWGEIETVALSRINKLTGEFLHRNWVHIPHVTQFDQADITDLEAFRKQLNEENAKSGMKITPLVFIMKAVVAGLKAYPRFNSSLDAKGENLIRKHYYHVGVAVDTPDGLVVPVIRDVDKKSIMQLSEELKAISGKARDKKLKPADMQGGCFSISSLGGIGGTKFTPIVNAPEVAILGVSKSDIQPIWNGKEFAPRLMLPLSLSYDHRVVDGAEGARFTTYLAKMLGDIRRLLV
- the aceE gene encoding pyruvate dehydrogenase (acetyl-transferring), homodimeric type, with amino-acid sequence MDNSIQDIDLQETKEWTDSLEAVIEAEGVERAHFLLEELIATARHNGANLPYSANTAYINTIPPHKEHYTPGKPAIEARLRSYIRWNAAAMVVRANRESPELGGHIATFASAATLYDVGMNHFWHAPSPQHGGDLLYIQGHAAPGMYARSFLEGRFTESELDNFRQEVDGGGLSSYPHPWLMPDYWQFPTVSMGLGPIKSIYQARFMKYLQDRKLAETANRKVWAFVGDGETDEPETLGAISLGGREKLDNLVWVVNCNLQRLDGPVRGNGKIVQELEAVFRGAGWNVIKVLWGSYWDPLLAKDKDGLLKARMMEAVDGEYQNYKSRDGKYVRENFFGKYPELKEMVAKMSDADIWRLNRGGHDPHKVFAAYHAAVNHTGQPTVILAHTVKGYGMGSAGEGQNRTHSQKKLSGEEMIAYKNRFNIPLSDADAAEAKYYRPDPNGEEMQYLLERRKALGGSLPQRQTHATPLKVPDISIFQPLLESTGEREMSTTMVFVRLLTLLARDKNMGRHVVPIVPDEARTFGMEGMFRQLGIYSSVGQLYEPQDKDQVMFYKEDKTGQILEEGINEAGAFSSWIAAATAYSTHGVNMVPFYIYYSMFGFQRIGDLAWAAGDSRSRGFLIGGTAGRTTLAGEGLQHQDGHGLIQAGLIPNCLSYDPTFSYEMAVIIHNGLKRMYQDQEDVYYYITAMNENYTHPAMPAGCEDGIVKGMYLFSGGGKKRKKVQLMGSGTILREVIAAAELLDKEWGVDANVWSVTSFNELAREARDIDRWNMLHPLEDAKVPYVTQAMKGQRGPAVAATDYIRQYPDQIRAWLPMPYTVLGTDGFGRSDTRAQLRKHFEVNRHYIVIAALKALVDEKSLPAADLVKAMEKYGINPEKPNPRLA